The Desulfonatronum thiosulfatophilum DNA segment ATGCCGGGAAGAGAATGGGCAGCAGCCAGACGCAGACGATCAGGGAAATGAGGGTCAAGGGTACGCCCAGTTTCATGTAGTCCACGAAACGATAGCCGCCGGGGCCCATGACCAGCAGATGGGCCGGATGGGACAGCGGACTGGCAAAGCTGGACGAAGCGGACATGGCCACGGTCATCATCAACAGATGCGGCGAAATGCTCAAACTTTCGGCAGCGGTCAAGGCCACCGGCGCCATTAAAACCACCAAGGCAGCGGTGGGGATGACCTGCGTCCCGAGGACCGTGATCGTAAAAAGCGCCGCAACCACCCACCGCGGCCCATAATCCCCGATCACGGCAATTAACGCCTCGGCCCCCAATTGGGCGGCTCCGGTGTTCTCCACGGCAACGCCCAAAGGCAGCATGCAGGCAATCAGAAACACCACCTTCCATTCAATGGCCCGGTACGCTTCTTCCATGCTCAGGCATCTCATCAGGACCATCAGGGTAGAACCGGTGAGTGCGGCGATGGCGATGGGCAAAAAACCGAAAATGGCGCTGAGAATCACGGCCAGCATGATGCCCGCGGCAATCGGCGCTCGTTCCAGGCGCGGCGCCTGGGCCGCAGCCTGATCAAGCACCAGAAAGTCCGGGTTGCGGGCCACGGCCTCCAGGCTGCTCCGTGGTCCATATACCAGCAGCGCATCTCCGAATTGCAGGGGTATCTCTTGCAATCCGTCGCGGTAGGCGCGGCCTTTACGCCAGATCGCCAGCACGCTGACTCCGTATTGATCGCGAAACATCAAATCGGCCAAAGTCCGACCTGCCAGAGTGGTCCTGGGGGAAAGGAGAACCTCGGTCACGGTAACCTGCTGGGAATCCAGGTCGGCAAGCAGACCCGGATCTTGTTTTTCAATGGTCAGGTCCTGCAGCCCCGCAAGCACCTCAAGGTCTTGCTGGGAACCTTGCAGCACAAGCAGATCCCCAACCAGTATTTTTTCATGGGGCAACGGCATGCAGATCATGCTCTCACGCCGGACAATGCTGACCACGGTCAATCCAAAAGCATTGCCCAGCCGGCTTTCCACCAGATCTCGATCCGCCAGAACAGAACCCTCCGGAACGCGCACGGCCGACAAATGGAGTTTACCGTTGAGCAATCCCCGCGACTCCCCCGGGTCCGTCCGCAACTCCCCGACAACTCCCTGGCGAACAAGGTCGTCCAGGGATGTCTGCTCTCCTTGCAAAACAAGACGATCGCCAGCGGCAAATCGATGCCGGTGGGGATCCCCGACCTCCACTCCATCGGCGCTATACAACGCCAATACCTGAACCCGGTGCTCCCGTCGCAGTCCGCTCTGTCCCAAGGTCAACCCCAACAAGGAAGATTTTTCAGCGACCCGGCCCTGGACAATGACCATCCGCTCGCAGACCAATGCATCGAGGCGGTTCAACGGCTCTACCAGAAGGTGTTGACTGCCGTGAAAACGTTGCAGCTGCTCAGGTTGCCCGTGAACGACGATGATGTCCCCGGCTTCCAAGACATCGGTGGGTCTGGGAGCGAGCATCAGCGCTCCTTTTTTACGCTGCAAGGCCACAACTGTCAGAAACAATGCGGAACCAAGCCGGCTTTCAGCCAGAGTGCGGCCATCCAAAGGGGACCCTTGAGGAATACGGATGGTGAAGATGTGCGTGTCCATCTCATAGGAGCTTCCAAGAGACGTGCCGAGGGCGCCCTTGTTCTCCGCGCCGGGAGCGTGATTCGGCAGCATCCGGCGACCGATCAGCACGACAAAGATGATGCCCGCGACGACGATGGCCGCGGTTATCGGCGTAAAGTCCAGCAGCGCGAAAGGGGCGAAGCCCGCGTTGCGCAGCGCGTCCGTGGCCAGAATATTGGGAGGGGTTGAAATGCCGGTGAACGGTCCGCCCAACAGGCAGCCCAGGGCCAGGGGCATCAGCAGTCGAGACGGCGGTCGGCCGCTACGCCGGGCCAGTTCCATTGTCGCGGGCAAAAGGATGGCGGCCACGGTCACGGTGTTGATCAAGGCGGACAAAATGCTTGCGGAAACCATCAATGCGACGATGAGCGCGGCTTCGCTGCCTTTGGCAAAACGTTGCAGCGGCAATCCGAGCTGATGCGCAATCCCCGTACGCGTCAGACCGGCGGAAAGGATGAACATGGCCCATACGGTAACCACGGCCGGACTACTGAATCCGGCCAAGGCCTCCTGAGGTGAAACCAGACCGCTTAACGCCAGAGCGGACAAGACCATGAGCCCCACCAGGTCCACGCGCAGCCTGCCGCTGATGAACAACCCCAAAGCCGCGATGATGATCACGGCGAGTATGAACAATTGCATCGTCACAAATTATTCCTGAGCAGAAATCTGGTTCATGGAGACCGACAAGCTTAAGTCTCTCTCCGTAGCTTTACTGTTTCAAATCTCGCCTAGTGCCGTTGCGATCAAGCCTCTCTTGATGCGAAGACCAGGCGGTAGGCTGCCGGGAAGATGATCAGGGTCAGGACCGTGGAGGCCAACAGGCCGGAAATCATGGCCGAGGCCAGGGGCGGCCAGAAGGTCGAGGAACTGACCGCCAGGGGCAGCAGCCCGGCCACGGTGGTGCCCGTGGCCAGCAAGATCGGCCGGATCCGCCGAGCCACGGCCTCCCGGACCGCAGTCCGCACGTCCGCGCCCTCACGACGTTCCCGTTCGATCATCTCCAGGAGCACAATGGCGTTGTTCACCACCACTCCGGCCAGGGCGAACGCGCCTAACATGGACATGAAGCCAAAAGGTTGATTGTTCAGCAACAATCCTGGCACGATGCCCACAGCCGCCAGGGGTACGGTCATCAGAACCAGGGCTACGCGTCTGAAGGAGTTGAACTCCGCCAGCAGTACGCCAAACAGCAGTAAAAATCCGATGGGCAACACGGTCATTAGGGCCATGTTCGCCTCTCCGGCGCTCTCCGCTTCTCCACCAAAGGCAATTTCCACGCCTGGGGGCAGTTCCAGTTCGCTCAGCCCGGGTTGCAATGCCTTCATAACTTGGCTGTAGGTTACGCCGGCGGCGAGCTGGGAGGAGACGGTCACCACTCTTTTGCCGTTGCGGTGGTTGATCGCCGCGGCGACCCAGTCCAGCTCCTGCCTGGCAAGGCTCCCCATGGGCGTCAGGTGTCCCTGGGCCGTACGCAGGTCAATGGCCGCCAAAGCCTCGATATCCAGGTGTTCGCCTTGGGTGGTCCGAATGAAGATCGGTATTGGATCGTCGTCCAAGTACAGCTCGCCGATTTCCAGGCCTCGGGTTCGCCCCAGAAGCGTTCGGGACACGTCTTCGCGGCTCAGGCCATGGCGTCCGGAGGCTGCATCGTCGATATGCAGCCGGATGGTTGGGGACCCTGGACTCATATCGTGGCGAACGTCCCTGGTTCCGGCAATGCCGGTCAGGAGTTCGGCCACGCCCATGGCAGCGTGATGCAAATCCTGGAAGTCGTCGCCGAACAGTCGAATTTCTACTGGAGCCTGGACTGGAGGTCCCTGTTCAAGTTTTCGGTTGACGACCTCCACTCCGGGCAACAGCCGTGCGGCCACGGAAGCGACGTGATCCAAGAGGGAGTCAACGTCCTGGATATGTCTGGTCTCAACGATAAGCTGGGCAAAATGGGGGCTGAAGGGCGTGAGAATAATGTTGTAGTAGAACAAGGGCGCCCCGCTGCCCATGAAGCTGGTCGCGCGAGTCACGGATTCCTTCTCCAACAGGGAGTTCTCCATGATCCTGGAAGCCTGCTCCGTGGCCAGAAGATGAGAGCCTTCCGGCAGCTTCAGATCCACGACAAACTGGTTGCGATCCGCGGAGGGAAAAAATTGCTGCTCCACCCTGGTGCCGAGCATCAGCACAATGCCCATGAGCAGCAGGGCCATGAAAACGACCGATTTGGAATAACGCAGGGCGAAATCGGCCAGACCGTAGCCCATGCGGACCAGATTGGATTCCCGGCGGGGCGGGGAAGGTTTGAGGAACTTCCGGCACAGCACTGGAGTGATCAGCATGGCGTAGCCGAAACTGACCGTCAGGCAGAGCATGATGACAACAGGGATGGTCCGGGTAAAATCAGCCGTAACCCCCTGGGAAATGAACATGGGGACGAACGCGGCCAGGGTTGTTGCCGTGGCTCCAAGGAGCGGGGTGGCCAGTTCCCGAACCGCCTCCAGCGCGGCGTCCGTGCCCGATGCGCCCTGGTCCATGCGGTACTGGACGTTCTCGGCCATGACGATGGCGTTATCCACCAACATGCCCAGGGCCATGATAAAGGCGGCGATGGAAATCTGGTGTAGCACCCCTCCGCCCCAGGCGAAAAGGGTCAGGGAGGAGAGGATCGCCAGAGGGATGACGGCGGTAACCACCAGGCCCATGCGCGGCCCCATGATCAAGATCAGCATGCCGGACACGATCATCATGGCGCTGAGCAGGGCGCGATTCAGGTCCGATATCCGTTGCGCGGTATGATCTGGCTGAAAAGAAACTTCATGAATCTGCAGTGGCGCGACGTCCTCACGAGCCGCTTGCAGCGCGGAGCGGACTTCCCTTCCAAAGGCGACCAGATTACTGTTTTTCTTGGGCGTGATGGCCACGCCCACGGCCATTTTCCCGTTGAAACGCATCCGTGACGTGCCCGGTTCAAGAACTCCGTGACGCACCGTAGCCAAGTCCTGAAGCAGGATGGAGGCCCCGGAAGGCAGAATAACGGGAGTCGAGGCAATTTCCGAGACGGATTTAAACTCGGAGAGCGGACGCAGGCGCACGGTCATGCCGGCCAGCTCAATGGAGCCTCCAGGGATGATTCGATTGCGGGCGGCCAGTTGCGCGGCCAGTTGATCAGGGCTGATCCCGATCCGTCTGGCAGCAGCGTCGTCCATCTGGATGACCACCTGCTCTCCGGGGTCCGCCACCAGATTGACCTTGGAGACCGCAGGAAGCCGCGACAGGTGGTCCTTGGTACGCAGGGCCGCGTTGCGCAGTTCCAACAAATCGGCGGATCCGGTAACGGCCAGGACGACCGCGTCCGGTTCTTGAATTTCCCTGTTCAAAAGCGGGGGTTCAGCGCCGGATGGAAATTTGCCTCTGGCCCTTTCCAGAGCCCTGCGCACCTCATCCCAGGTCTGATCGAAATCTCGGATGCGGCCACCCAATTCCACTTCGAGCACTATCATCTCGTCAAAGGCCGTGGCATCGATGATCCTGACCTCATCCACCTCGATCAGTGCGTCTTCAATGGGCTTGAGTATTAAGCGCTCCATGGTCAAGGCATCCGCGCCCGGAAACGAGACCGTCACCTGCCCCCAATAGTCCGGCAGGAGAGGGTCTTCCTGGCGGACCATGGTCATCCAGAGCAGAGCCCCGGTCAGGGACAGCACCAGAGCCATGGTCAGGAACAATCGTCCCCGGTCCAGCAGGGCTTGCGCGATGTTCACGGCGCCACATCCACGGACTGGCCGTCCGTGAGGATGGTCTGGCCGTGAACGACCACCAGGTCTGCTCCGACAATGTCGCCGGTCACGATGACCTTGTCCGCGCTGAAGCCCTCAAGGCCAACGAACACTTGGCGCGCCCGTCCGTCGGTCAGAATGAACAGGCTGGGCCGAGCACCACCTGGATTGATCACTGCGGACAACGGGACAGCAAAGGCGGGCCGGGATTTTACGTCCAGGACCAGTTCCGCGGTCATGCCCGGGACAAGCCCTGATTCCGATTCCAGTTCCACCACTACGGGAAAAAGTCGGCCTGACCCTCCCGCAGCCCGGGCCAAATGGGCGATTCTGCCGTTGACCCGGACATTCCCGGCAAAGGGCAGGGTCGCATGGACACTCTGCCCGGGTTCCAGGCCAATGATAATGTTTTCCGGTACCTCCACCTCCAGCTTCACCCGGTGATCATCCTGCAACTCCAGGACTGGTCGACCCGGATCGGCCCATTCGCCCGGCTCGAGGTAAACCGCGGTCACGACCCCGGAAAAAGGCGCAAGCAACCAGGATTCGTCCCGGCGTCGCAGCGCTTCGGCCAGCTGAGCCGTGGCCCCGGCCAAAGCTGCCTGGAGTTGATCCATCAACGCCGTGGCTTGCTCGGCCTGTCTGGCTTCGACCACGTTGTCCGAACTCAGGCGCGAAAAGCGCAGGTGGTCTCGTTCGGCCTGACCCAACTGCACCGTCAGCTCGGCAGCTGCAGCCTTGGCCTGGTCAACGGCATTGTCGAATTCCCGCAATCCGAGATTTGCCAGGGCCTGATCGGCCTGGACCCGATCGCCCACTTGCACCGGTCGGGAGGTGATTTTTCCAGGGACGGTGAAGGACAATATGGCTTGCCTGTACGGCTGGGTGATGGCCGTGAAGCGTGACTCACGGGTCACGCTTGCAACAACCACGGGGTCGACATGAACTTTTGCAGCATATTTGGGTTCCGCGGCCATCGAGATGGGTTCCGGCCTGAACGTCAGGACCACCGCACCGGCCATCAGTGCCAAGCCAAGGAGAACAGAACAGATCATACGAAAACGCATTGACTTCTCTCCGAAATGTTTAAATACGAGTGATTACTCAAGATGTTGAGGCCCATAGCATCATACTTGTTCTTCTGCCCCATAAAACCGAATCGTATTTCGACCTGCTGCTTTTGCTTGATACATGGCCTTGTCGGCGCATTTCAGAATGTCCTCGGCGCTGTCTTCATGACCCAGAAAC contains these protein-coding regions:
- a CDS encoding SLC13 family permease; amino-acid sequence: MQLFILAVIIIAALGLFISGRLRVDLVGLMVLSALALSGLVSPQEALAGFSSPAVVTVWAMFILSAGLTRTGIAHQLGLPLQRFAKGSEAALIVALMVSASILSALINTVTVAAILLPATMELARRSGRPPSRLLMPLALGCLLGGPFTGISTPPNILATDALRNAGFAPFALLDFTPITAAIVVAGIIFVVLIGRRMLPNHAPGAENKGALGTSLGSSYEMDTHIFTIRIPQGSPLDGRTLAESRLGSALFLTVVALQRKKGALMLAPRPTDVLEAGDIIVVHGQPEQLQRFHGSQHLLVEPLNRLDALVCERMVIVQGRVAEKSSLLGLTLGQSGLRREHRVQVLALYSADGVEVGDPHRHRFAAGDRLVLQGEQTSLDDLVRQGVVGELRTDPGESRGLLNGKLHLSAVRVPEGSVLADRDLVESRLGNAFGLTVVSIVRRESMICMPLPHEKILVGDLLVLQGSQQDLEVLAGLQDLTIEKQDPGLLADLDSQQVTVTEVLLSPRTTLAGRTLADLMFRDQYGVSVLAIWRKGRAYRDGLQEIPLQFGDALLVYGPRSSLEAVARNPDFLVLDQAAAQAPRLERAPIAAGIMLAVILSAIFGFLPIAIAALTGSTLMVLMRCLSMEEAYRAIEWKVVFLIACMLPLGVAVENTGAAQLGAEALIAVIGDYGPRWVVAALFTITVLGTQVIPTAALVVLMAPVALTAAESLSISPHLLMMTVAMSASSSFASPLSHPAHLLVMGPGGYRFVDYMKLGVPLTLISLIVCVWLLPILFPA
- a CDS encoding efflux RND transporter permease subunit; the protein is MNIAQALLDRGRLFLTMALVLSLTGALLWMTMVRQEDPLLPDYWGQVTVSFPGADALTMERLILKPIEDALIEVDEVRIIDATAFDEMIVLEVELGGRIRDFDQTWDEVRRALERARGKFPSGAEPPLLNREIQEPDAVVLAVTGSADLLELRNAALRTKDHLSRLPAVSKVNLVADPGEQVVIQMDDAAARRIGISPDQLAAQLAARNRIIPGGSIELAGMTVRLRPLSEFKSVSEIASTPVILPSGASILLQDLATVRHGVLEPGTSRMRFNGKMAVGVAITPKKNSNLVAFGREVRSALQAAREDVAPLQIHEVSFQPDHTAQRISDLNRALLSAMMIVSGMLILIMGPRMGLVVTAVIPLAILSSLTLFAWGGGVLHQISIAAFIMALGMLVDNAIVMAENVQYRMDQGASGTDAALEAVRELATPLLGATATTLAAFVPMFISQGVTADFTRTIPVVIMLCLTVSFGYAMLITPVLCRKFLKPSPPRRESNLVRMGYGLADFALRYSKSVVFMALLLMGIVLMLGTRVEQQFFPSADRNQFVVDLKLPEGSHLLATEQASRIMENSLLEKESVTRATSFMGSGAPLFYYNIILTPFSPHFAQLIVETRHIQDVDSLLDHVASVAARLLPGVEVVNRKLEQGPPVQAPVEIRLFGDDFQDLHHAAMGVAELLTGIAGTRDVRHDMSPGSPTIRLHIDDAASGRHGLSREDVSRTLLGRTRGLEIGELYLDDDPIPIFIRTTQGEHLDIEALAAIDLRTAQGHLTPMGSLARQELDWVAAAINHRNGKRVVTVSSQLAAGVTYSQVMKALQPGLSELELPPGVEIAFGGEAESAGEANMALMTVLPIGFLLLFGVLLAEFNSFRRVALVLMTVPLAAVGIVPGLLLNNQPFGFMSMLGAFALAGVVVNNAIVLLEMIERERREGADVRTAVREAVARRIRPILLATGTTVAGLLPLAVSSSTFWPPLASAMISGLLASTVLTLIIFPAAYRLVFASREA
- a CDS encoding efflux RND transporter periplasmic adaptor subunit; its protein translation is MRFRMICSVLLGLALMAGAVVLTFRPEPISMAAEPKYAAKVHVDPVVVASVTRESRFTAITQPYRQAILSFTVPGKITSRPVQVGDRVQADQALANLGLREFDNAVDQAKAAAAELTVQLGQAERDHLRFSRLSSDNVVEARQAEQATALMDQLQAALAGATAQLAEALRRRDESWLLAPFSGVVTAVYLEPGEWADPGRPVLELQDDHRVKLEVEVPENIIIGLEPGQSVHATLPFAGNVRVNGRIAHLARAAGGSGRLFPVVVELESESGLVPGMTAELVLDVKSRPAFAVPLSAVINPGGARPSLFILTDGRARQVFVGLEGFSADKVIVTGDIVGADLVVVHGQTILTDGQSVDVAP